Proteins co-encoded in one Methylobacterium sp. WL1 genomic window:
- the ettA gene encoding energy-dependent translational throttle protein EttA, with protein MAREFIYHMRGLTKSYLGGKKVLEDVNLSFYPDAKIGVLGINGSGKSTLLKIMAGIDTEWTGEGFVAQGARVGYLPQEPQLDPNKSVRQNIMEGVAEKQALLDRYNELAMNYSEETADEMTALQDKIEAANLWELDSKVDQAMEALGCPSDEQPVATLSGGERRRVALCKLLLWEPELLLLDEPTNHLDAETVNWLEGHLKTYPGAILIVTHDRYFLDNVTSWILELDRGRGYPYEGNYSAWLVQKQKRLQQEGREDMARQRSITREQEWIAASPKARQSKSKARITRYEELVAKQNNKVDAAAQIVIPIDERLGNNVIEFEHLNKAFGDRLLIEDLSFKLPPGGIVGVIGPNGAGKTTLFKMITGQETPDGGKIAVGETVKLGYVDQSRDALDPSATVWQEVSGGNDIIYFNKREINSRAYCAAFAFKGGDQQKKVGTLSGGERNRVHLARTLKGGANVLLLDEPTNDLDMETLRALEDALEDYAGCAVIISHDRWFLNRIATHILAFEGDSHVEWFEGNFSDYETDKMRRLGADSLMPKKIKYKKFSR; from the coding sequence ATGGCTCGCGAATTCATCTACCACATGCGGGGACTCACGAAGTCCTACCTGGGCGGCAAGAAAGTCCTGGAGGACGTCAACCTGTCGTTCTACCCGGACGCCAAGATCGGCGTGCTCGGCATCAACGGCTCGGGCAAGTCGACCCTGCTCAAGATCATGGCCGGCATCGACACGGAGTGGACCGGCGAGGGCTTTGTCGCCCAGGGCGCCCGGGTCGGCTACCTGCCGCAGGAGCCGCAGCTCGACCCGAACAAGTCGGTCCGCCAGAACATCATGGAGGGCGTGGCCGAGAAGCAGGCGCTGCTCGACCGCTACAACGAACTCGCCATGAACTATTCCGAGGAGACCGCCGACGAGATGACGGCGCTCCAGGACAAGATCGAGGCGGCCAACCTCTGGGAGCTGGATTCCAAGGTCGATCAGGCCATGGAGGCCCTGGGTTGCCCGAGCGACGAGCAGCCGGTCGCGACCCTGTCGGGCGGCGAGCGCCGTCGCGTGGCCCTGTGCAAGCTGCTGCTGTGGGAGCCGGAGCTGCTCCTGCTCGACGAGCCGACCAACCACCTCGACGCCGAGACCGTGAACTGGCTCGAAGGCCATCTGAAGACTTATCCGGGCGCGATCCTGATCGTGACCCACGATCGCTACTTCCTCGACAACGTCACCAGCTGGATCCTCGAGCTCGATCGCGGCCGGGGCTACCCGTACGAGGGCAACTACTCGGCCTGGCTGGTGCAGAAGCAGAAGCGCCTCCAGCAGGAGGGCCGCGAGGACATGGCCCGCCAGCGCTCGATCACGCGCGAGCAGGAGTGGATCGCCGCCTCGCCCAAAGCCCGGCAGTCGAAGTCGAAGGCCCGCATCACCCGCTACGAGGAGCTGGTCGCCAAGCAGAACAACAAGGTCGACGCCGCCGCGCAGATCGTCATCCCGATCGACGAGCGGCTGGGCAACAACGTCATCGAGTTCGAGCACCTCAACAAGGCGTTCGGCGACCGCCTGCTGATCGAAGACCTGTCGTTCAAGCTGCCGCCCGGCGGCATCGTCGGGGTGATCGGGCCGAACGGCGCCGGCAAGACCACCCTGTTCAAGATGATCACCGGCCAGGAGACGCCGGACGGCGGCAAGATCGCGGTCGGCGAGACGGTGAAGCTCGGCTACGTCGATCAGTCGCGCGACGCCCTCGATCCGAGCGCCACGGTCTGGCAGGAAGTTTCGGGCGGCAACGACATCATCTATTTCAACAAGCGCGAGATCAATTCCCGCGCCTATTGCGCGGCCTTCGCGTTCAAGGGCGGCGACCAGCAGAAGAAGGTCGGCACCCTCTCGGGCGGAGAGCGCAACCGCGTCCACCTCGCCCGGACCCTGAAGGGCGGCGCCAACGTGCTGCTGCTCGACGAGCCGACCAACGACCTCGACATGGAGACCCTGCGCGCCCTAGAGGATGCGCTGGAGGATTATGCCGGCTGCGCGGTGATCATCAGCCACGATCGCTGGTTCCTGAACCGCATCGCCACGCACATCCTCGCCTTCGAAGGCGACAGCCACGTGGAATGGTTCGAGGGCAACTTCTCCGACTACGAGACCGACAAGATGCGCCGGCTCGGGGCTGATTCGCTGATGCCGAAGAAGATCAAGTACAAGAAGTTTTCGCGATAA
- a CDS encoding DUF2256 domain-containing protein has protein sequence MPRMRRKGDLPEKVCAQCGRPFAWRKKWERVWDEVRYCSDRCRSDAKAGRAPSATGR, from the coding sequence ATGCCGCGGATGCGCCGCAAGGGCGACCTCCCGGAGAAGGTGTGCGCCCAATGCGGCCGCCCCTTCGCCTGGCGCAAGAAGTGGGAACGAGTCTGGGACGAGGTGCGCTACTGCTCCGACCGCTGCCGGAGCGACGCCAAGGCCGGACGGGCCCCGAGCGCGACCGGGCGCTGA
- a CDS encoding molybdopterin-binding protein: MRFGPVPVTEAAGLISAHTVRRDGVTLRKGAVIPEEAAASLARAGLSEIVAAALEPDDVGEDAAAARLAAHLRGPNLRAEAPFTGRCNLFAETAGVLTLAPAWIDAVNAVDEAVTVATLPPFKPVVEGEMVATVKIIPYAVPGAVLARACAAETGGALAVAPYRRRRVGVVSTRLPSLKEATIDRTLRVLAERLAPAGAAIVFENRVAHTAGAVAGALIEAIDGAGADLVVVFGASAIADRRDVIPAGIAAAGGGVEHLGMPVDPGNLLLVGSRAGVPVVGAPGCARSPKENGFDWILHRLLADLPVTRADIVALGVGGLLMEIVSRPQPRAGGEAANADV; this comes from the coding sequence GTGAGGTTCGGCCCCGTGCCGGTCACCGAGGCTGCCGGCTTGATCAGCGCCCATACCGTGCGGCGCGACGGCGTCACCCTGCGCAAGGGCGCGGTGATCCCCGAGGAGGCGGCTGCCAGCTTGGCCCGGGCGGGCCTCTCGGAGATCGTCGCTGCCGCCCTCGAACCCGATGACGTCGGCGAGGACGCGGCCGCAGCCCGGCTCGCCGCGCATCTGCGCGGGCCGAACCTGCGCGCGGAGGCCCCCTTCACCGGCCGTTGCAACCTGTTCGCCGAAACCGCTGGGGTCCTGACCCTGGCGCCCGCCTGGATCGACGCGGTCAACGCCGTCGACGAGGCGGTGACGGTGGCGACCTTGCCGCCGTTCAAGCCGGTGGTCGAGGGCGAGATGGTCGCCACCGTGAAGATCATTCCGTACGCCGTGCCGGGTGCGGTCCTCGCGCGGGCCTGCGCGGCCGAGACCGGCGGAGCGCTGGCGGTGGCACCCTACCGCCGCCGGCGTGTGGGCGTGGTCTCGACCCGCCTGCCGAGCCTCAAGGAGGCCACCATCGATCGGACGCTCCGCGTCCTGGCCGAGCGCCTCGCACCGGCCGGCGCCGCGATCGTCTTCGAGAATCGCGTGGCGCACACGGCCGGGGCCGTGGCGGGGGCGCTGATCGAGGCGATCGACGGCGCGGGCGCGGATCTAGTGGTCGTGTTCGGAGCCTCGGCCATCGCCGACCGGCGCGACGTGATCCCGGCCGGTATCGCGGCGGCGGGGGGGGGGGTGGAGCATCTGGGCATGCCGGTCGATCCTGGGAACCTGCTCCTGGTCGGCAGCCGGGCCGGCGTGCCGGTAGTCGGGGCGCCGGGCTGTGCCCGCTCGCCCAAGGAGAACGGCTTCGACTGGATTTTGCACCGGCTACTGGCGGACCTGCCCGTGACGCGGGCCGACATCGTCGCCCTGGGGGTGGGCGGCCTGCTGATGGAGATCGTCTCGCGGCCGCAGCCTCGGGCCGGCGGCGAGGCGGCGAATGCCGATGTCTGA
- the opgC gene encoding OpgC domain-containing protein, giving the protein MKSLDDLERAPISGMAPASDPALVPGPAPKKPVRDARVDVLRGFALLTIFIDHIPRNAPALYTLHNFGFSDAAEIFVLLAGYASMVAYGGLFGRAGTWPTLARIARRCLRIYLFQAGLLLATLIIVRIWMDLTGLTPRFGVAPLLQMGLLPGLLRGLVLNALPNYLDILPLYILLLALFPAIYFGLQRGVWGVLALSGTLWLAANVDSHLNLPNAAAVDDGWYFNPFAWQFLFVIGAILAMAVRAGNGLLPWRNWAAALAFAYLAFGLLQGGSWTDWGLPDLRVLPIGPPDKGHVAPLRLLHILALTYLIFSAPAVRRLSGWHRLRLIDACGRHSLEIFAAGCLAALIGRILYRTFDTAWPLQMAVNLTGLAVMLGLAKVLDTRADPRRVTRSGR; this is encoded by the coding sequence GTGAAGAGCCTCGACGACCTTGAGCGAGCGCCCATCAGCGGCATGGCACCCGCGTCGGACCCGGCGCTGGTGCCCGGGCCAGCTCCGAAGAAGCCCGTCCGGGACGCCCGGGTCGACGTGCTGCGCGGCTTCGCGCTCCTGACGATCTTCATCGACCACATCCCGCGCAACGCGCCGGCGCTCTATACCCTGCACAATTTCGGCTTCTCGGATGCGGCCGAGATCTTCGTGCTGCTGGCGGGCTACGCGTCGATGGTGGCCTATGGCGGCCTGTTCGGCCGGGCCGGGACGTGGCCGACCCTGGCACGCATCGCCCGGCGCTGCCTGCGGATCTACCTGTTCCAGGCCGGACTGCTGCTCGCCACGCTGATCATCGTCCGCATCTGGATGGATCTCACCGGGCTGACGCCACGCTTCGGCGTCGCGCCGCTGCTGCAGATGGGGCTGCTGCCCGGCCTCCTGCGCGGCCTCGTCCTCAACGCGCTGCCGAACTACCTCGACATCCTGCCGCTCTACATCCTGCTGCTGGCCCTGTTCCCGGCCATCTATTTCGGGTTGCAACGCGGGGTCTGGGGGGTGCTGGCGCTCTCGGGGACGCTATGGCTGGCCGCCAACGTCGATTCCCACCTGAACCTGCCAAACGCCGCCGCGGTGGACGACGGCTGGTACTTCAACCCGTTCGCCTGGCAGTTCCTGTTCGTGATCGGAGCCATCCTGGCGATGGCGGTCCGGGCCGGGAACGGCTTGCTCCCCTGGCGCAACTGGGCGGCCGCCCTCGCCTTCGCCTACCTGGCGTTCGGGCTGCTGCAGGGCGGCTCCTGGACGGACTGGGGCCTGCCGGATCTCCGGGTGCTGCCGATCGGCCCGCCGGACAAGGGCCATGTCGCGCCGCTGCGCCTGCTGCACATCCTCGCGCTGACCTACCTGATCTTCAGCGCCCCGGCCGTCCGGCGCCTCTCCGGTTGGCACCGGCTGCGGCTGATCGATGCCTGCGGCCGACATTCCCTGGAGATCTTTGCCGCCGGCTGCCTGGCGGCCCTGATCGGGCGGATCCTCTACCGCACCTTCGACACGGCGTGGCCACTCCAGATGGCGGTCAACCTCACCGGACTCGCGGTGATGCTCGGGCTCGCCAAGGTGCTGGACACCCGGGCCGACCCGAGGCGCGTCACACGCTCAGGGCGCTGA
- a CDS encoding DNA/RNA non-specific endonuclease yields MLVALPRGACAAALAVFALSAPADALETCPAMFAGGVSPVLTNPKLAARAVPLCYEAFAVLHSGVTRTPLYSAEHLTRASVADARAVARDDAFHEEARLPDAERASLEDYVRSGFDRGHLAPAGDMPTVTAQAESFSLANIVPQDRALNRGLWADIEEGTRRLASRRGALFVVTGVIFSGAAVQQIKGGVLVPTQLFKALYDPASGEAGAYLARNDAARDWRAVSIDDLTREAGIDVFPALPPAARASAMTLPDPRAGARSEGHRPRPEQGWQDWLGHELHRAARKVLRDLLRSIF; encoded by the coding sequence ATGCTGGTAGCGCTGCCCCGGGGGGCGTGTGCCGCGGCGCTGGCCGTCTTCGCCCTGTCGGCGCCGGCCGACGCCCTGGAGACCTGCCCGGCCATGTTCGCCGGGGGCGTGTCGCCCGTCCTGACCAACCCGAAGCTCGCCGCCCGGGCGGTGCCGCTGTGCTACGAGGCCTTCGCGGTCCTGCATTCGGGGGTGACGCGCACGCCGCTCTATTCCGCCGAGCACCTCACCCGGGCCAGCGTCGCCGATGCCCGCGCGGTCGCCCGCGACGACGCGTTCCACGAGGAGGCGCGGCTGCCGGATGCCGAGCGCGCATCGCTGGAGGATTACGTCCGCAGCGGCTTCGACCGCGGCCACCTCGCCCCGGCGGGCGACATGCCCACCGTGACCGCCCAGGCCGAATCGTTCAGCCTGGCCAACATCGTGCCACAGGACCGGGCGCTCAACCGCGGGCTCTGGGCCGACATCGAGGAGGGCACCCGGCGGCTGGCGAGCCGGCGCGGGGCGCTCTTCGTCGTCACCGGGGTGATCTTCTCCGGGGCCGCGGTCCAGCAGATCAAGGGCGGGGTGCTGGTGCCCACCCAGCTGTTCAAGGCGCTCTACGACCCGGCGAGCGGCGAGGCCGGCGCCTATCTCGCTCGCAACGACGCCGCCCGGGACTGGCGCGCCGTCTCGATCGACGACCTCACCCGCGAGGCCGGGATCGACGTGTTCCCGGCCCTGCCGCCCGCCGCCCGAGCCAGCGCGATGACCCTGCCGGACCCCCGTGCCGGGGCGCGCTCGGAGGGGCACCGCCCCCGGCCCGAGCAGGGCTGGCAGGACTGGCTCGGCCACGAGCTTCACCGCGCCGCGCGCAAGGTCCTGCGCGACCTGCTGCGATCGATCTTCTGA
- a CDS encoding nucleotidyltransferase family protein, with the protein MPMSEIGTVLLAAGLGTRFGPEPKMLALLDGRPLVRHAAEAALAAGPRPVVVVLGAHADAVRRALSGLDVVLVENPDFRAGLATSLRAGVAALPRNCEAAVIVLGDMPRIFADHIDRLAAAFEESSRSVAAVVPVLDSLRGNPVLLNLRRLAPDIGQLTGDRGAGPLLRDRSDVLEIPGDAAIALDIDTPAALRAAEDA; encoded by the coding sequence ATGCCGATGTCTGAGATCGGCACCGTCCTGCTGGCGGCGGGCCTTGGAACCCGGTTCGGCCCGGAGCCCAAGATGTTGGCGCTGCTCGACGGCCGCCCGCTGGTCCGCCACGCGGCCGAGGCCGCCCTGGCGGCCGGTCCGCGCCCGGTGGTGGTGGTACTCGGCGCCCATGCCGACGCCGTGCGGAGGGCGCTCTCCGGGCTCGATGTGGTGCTGGTCGAGAACCCGGATTTCCGCGCCGGGCTGGCGACGTCGCTGCGTGCGGGCGTGGCGGCGCTCCCGCGCAACTGCGAAGCAGCCGTCATCGTGCTCGGCGATATGCCGCGGATCTTCGCGGATCACATCGACCGATTGGCCGCAGCCTTCGAAGAGTCTTCGCGTTCTGTGGCGGCCGTCGTCCCTGTTCTGGACAGCCTTCGCGGAAACCCGGTGCTGCTCAATCTGCGCCGCCTCGCCCCCGACATCGGCCAGCTCACCGGCGACCGTGGCGCCGGACCGCTGCTCCGGGACCGATCCGATGTCCTGGAGATCCCGGGCGATGCGGCGATCGCCCTCGATATCGACACGCCGGCCGCGTTGAGGGCCGCCGAGGACGCCTGA
- a CDS encoding methyltransferase domain-containing protein encodes MTSCSNRTTLSSYAAKFRQYGERSTQTLAGASKTWIDQILIGLEPDAAIFEMGTAHGRDAAYIAARGYAVLCSDAVPEFVAELLAKGVPAIVFDLLTDPFERQYDLILANAVLLHFTDAEFDHALLKTVGALSAGGRFAFTLKAGQGSEWSNAKIDAPRYFRYWSRDELIERFDAHGLRDFTIDAVTTDRAHAEWIYVTVRRPAAGTGGA; translated from the coding sequence GTGACATCGTGTTCGAACCGCACAACGCTTTCGTCCTACGCGGCCAAGTTTCGCCAATACGGTGAGCGGTCTACGCAGACGCTCGCTGGGGCGTCGAAGACCTGGATCGATCAGATCCTGATCGGTCTGGAGCCGGACGCGGCCATTTTTGAAATGGGTACGGCGCATGGTCGAGATGCAGCCTATATCGCCGCCCGGGGCTACGCCGTGTTGTGTAGCGATGCGGTGCCAGAGTTCGTTGCCGAACTTCTCGCCAAGGGGGTCCCCGCGATCGTGTTCGATCTGCTGACCGATCCCTTCGAGCGCCAGTACGATCTGATTCTCGCGAACGCCGTCCTGCTTCACTTCACCGACGCGGAGTTCGATCACGCCCTGCTCAAGACGGTCGGGGCGTTGTCGGCCGGAGGTCGGTTCGCGTTCACGCTGAAGGCGGGACAGGGATCCGAATGGTCGAACGCGAAGATCGATGCCCCTCGGTACTTCCGGTATTGGAGCCGGGATGAACTCATCGAGCGCTTCGATGCGCATGGCTTGCGTGATTTCACCATCGACGCCGTGACCACCGACCGAGCCCACGCCGAGTGGATATACGTCACCGTGCGGCGGCCCGCGGCCGGGACGGGTGGAGCCTGA
- a CDS encoding XdhC family protein: MRTEILDSLNAERAARRAAILVTDLVDGTQRLVREDEIAADPSAEGLRRHMASGKSGLVEIDGRQVFLTVQVPPVRLVVIGAVHISQAMAPMAAGLDLALTVIDPRTAFASAERFPGVDLVAEWPDAALGGRVAPLDRYCALAALTHDPKIDDPALKAALSAGCFYVGALGSRKTHAARAARLAEAGFSSEQIGQIRAPIGLAIGAVSPAEIALAVLAEVVATLRQVPRLEAA, from the coding sequence ATGCGCACCGAGATTCTAGACAGCCTCAACGCCGAGCGCGCCGCGCGCCGGGCCGCGATCCTGGTCACCGATCTGGTCGACGGGACGCAGCGCCTCGTTCGCGAGGACGAAATAGCCGCTGATCCGTCGGCGGAGGGTCTGCGCCGGCATATGGCCTCGGGCAAGAGCGGCTTGGTCGAAATCGACGGCCGGCAGGTTTTCTTGACCGTGCAGGTGCCTCCGGTTCGTCTCGTGGTGATCGGCGCCGTCCACATCTCGCAAGCGATGGCGCCCATGGCGGCCGGCCTCGACCTCGCCCTCACCGTGATCGACCCGCGTACCGCCTTCGCGAGCGCGGAGCGCTTTCCGGGTGTCGACCTCGTGGCCGAGTGGCCCGATGCCGCCCTTGGGGGCCGCGTGGCACCCCTCGATCGCTACTGCGCGCTCGCGGCGCTGACCCACGATCCCAAGATCGACGATCCGGCTCTGAAGGCGGCCCTGTCCGCCGGGTGCTTCTATGTCGGGGCGCTGGGCTCACGTAAGACTCATGCAGCCCGCGCCGCACGGCTCGCGGAGGCCGGTTTCTCATCCGAGCAGATCGGCCAGATTCGGGCGCCGATCGGGCTTGCCATTGGGGCGGTGAGCCCGGCTGAGATTGCGCTGGCGGTGCTGGCCGAGGTCGTCGCGACGCTCCGCCAGGTCCCGCGTCTGGAGGCCGCGTGA
- a CDS encoding NAD(P)-dependent oxidoreductase — translation MRVLVTGAGDFLGRRLLEALRQGLPPGSHILGIDRRPLPPLDGVAGLDVDPFDADRLAAAVAAFEPTFVFHLAALASVARSSETPAYAWRADLLGSLNLAEAVARTRATLIFLSSTVVYGEAFRDRPRPDESVTPRPDTISGRTKSACEYILRDVLANAGVRHLVLRPSNYIGPGQSETFVAASFAGQIARIERGLAPPILEAGDLAAARDFLDVSDVTSACLRALDRADDLPDGGTFNVGTGIVTPVSAILDLFRDLSEAAFTVQVAPDRTRPTCARSQGCDPSAFTAATGWQPAIPLAQSLQAMLDAARGRLG, via the coding sequence ATGCGCGTCCTCGTCACCGGAGCCGGCGATTTCCTCGGCCGCCGCCTGCTCGAGGCGTTGCGGCAGGGACTTCCCCCCGGCAGCCACATCCTGGGCATCGACCGCCGCCCGCTTCCGCCCCTCGACGGCGTCGCCGGCCTGGATGTCGACCCGTTCGATGCCGACAGGCTCGCGGCGGCGGTGGCGGCGTTCGAGCCGACCTTCGTGTTCCACCTGGCCGCCCTGGCGTCGGTCGCCCGGTCGAGCGAGACGCCGGCCTATGCCTGGCGGGCGGACCTGCTGGGCAGCCTCAATCTCGCCGAAGCCGTGGCGCGGACCCGGGCGACCCTGATCTTCCTGAGCTCGACGGTGGTGTACGGGGAGGCGTTCCGCGACCGGCCCCGGCCGGACGAATCCGTGACGCCCCGGCCCGACACGATCTCGGGCCGCACCAAGAGCGCCTGCGAGTACATTCTGCGCGACGTGCTGGCCAATGCCGGCGTGCGGCACCTCGTGCTGCGGCCCTCGAACTACATCGGCCCCGGCCAGAGCGAGACCTTCGTGGCCGCCTCCTTCGCGGGACAGATCGCGCGGATCGAGCGCGGCCTCGCCCCCCCGATCCTGGAGGCCGGGGACCTCGCCGCGGCGCGCGACTTCCTCGACGTGTCGGACGTGACCTCGGCCTGCCTGCGCGCCCTGGACCGGGCCGACGACCTGCCCGACGGCGGCACCTTCAACGTCGGCACCGGGATCGTCACGCCGGTCTCGGCGATCCTCGACCTGTTCCGCGACCTGAGCGAGGCGGCGTTCACCGTGCAGGTCGCGCCCGACCGGACCCGGCCGACGTGCGCCCGCAGCCAGGGCTGCGATCCCTCGGCCTTCACGGCGGCCACGGGCTGGCAGCCCGCGATCCCCCTGGCACAGAGCCTTCAGGCGATGCTGGATGCGGCGCGGGGGCGCCTGGGATGA